NNNNNNNNNNNNNNNNNNNNNNNNNNNNNNNNNNNNNNNNNNNNNNNNNNNNNNNNNNNNNNNNNNNNNNNNNNNNNNNNNNNNNNNNNNNNNNNNNNNNNNNNNNNNNNNNNNNNNNNNNNNNNNNNNNNNNNNNNNNNNNNNNNNNNNNNNNNNNNNNNNNNNNNNNNNNNNNNNNNNNNNNNNNNNNNNNNNNNNNNNNNNNNNNNNNNNNNNNNNNNNNNNNNNNNNNNNNNNNNNNNNNNNNNNNNNNNNNNNNNNNNNNNNNNNNNNNNNNNNNNNNNNNNNNNNNNNNNNNNNNNNNNNNNNNNNNNNNNNNNNNNNNNNNNNNNNNNNNNNNNNNNNNNNNNNNNNNNNNNNNNNNNNNNNNNNNNNNNNNNNNNNNNNNNCAGTCAAAATTGAAGTGACATATTGCTGGTATCAAATAGACTTTCATGAGGATTCGAAACCACATTCGACTCCCTCAGACCCCAAGAATGCTTTATCGTCACGTGAAATCGGAGGTTAACACACGAAACAGTATATAACGTAACTGCTGGCGCTACAGTACCTGCTGCCATAATTACTACAGGATACTTATCACTGTTTCTTGTCACAAGCATTCTTATCAGtcacatcatcatattcattatcatcgaGGACACATTTTCAACTTAATAGTGTTGCCATCATTGTCTACcccgttattattatcgtaattatcatctaCGCCATTtagcatcattttcatcatgTATCACGTTATTTCTCTATTCACTGTCCTCTATCGTTTTATTCACGAGGATCATAAAAATCGGCCACGTCCACAGCACctcttaaaaattattatgaatatagatTGTTAAACAGCAAATTGACCGNNNNNNNNNNNNNNNNNNNNNNNNNNNNNNNNNNNNNNNNNNNNNNNNNNNNNNNNNNNNNNNNNNNNNNNNNNNNNNNNNNNNNNNNNNNNNNNNNNNNNNNNNNNNNNNNNNNNNNNNNNNNNNNNNNNNNNNNNNNNNNNNNNNNNNNNNNNNNNNNNNNNNNNNNNNNNNNNNNNNNNNNNNNNNNNNNNNNNNNNNNNNNNNNNNNNNNNNNNNNNNNNNNNNNNNNNNNNNNNNNNNNNNNNNNNNNNNNNNNNNNNNNNNNNNNNNNNNNNNNNNNNNNNNNNNNNGCAAATCGCTTAAGTCTTCGGAAACCCAGAACAACCTTATGCTAATGAAGTTTTCCTAATCATTTAAGCTCAAAGAAATCACGGATTCACATTTGTCAAAAGCTAATCACGACATCGTAGCGGGTCTTTCCTGGCACTGCGGGGATTGGGTGCAGGGAATGGTcgtctcttttttaatttattttctaaaatacaTTTTACAGAGAGGCTGATTGTTCGTATTTGATTGTCAACAGGNNNNNNNNNNNNNNNNNNNNNNNNNNNNNNNNNNNNNNNNNNNNNNNNNNNNNNNNNNNNCACACATATATNNNNNNNNNNNNNNNNNNNNNNNNNNNNNNNNNNNNNNNNNNNNNNNNNNNNNNNNNNNNNNNNNNNNNNNNNNNNNNNNNNNNNNNNNNNNNNNNNNNNNNCctatccctgccccctccccacacaaccccccatacatgcacaaaaacacccacaaccacacacaacccctcccccccccccacacacacacagacgccctTTACGTACTTGAAGGCCTCCTTGAGTTCGTCGCCGTTGCCGATGTCCTTCAGCTTCTTGCTCATCATCTGCAGGAATTCGTTGAACTCGATGGTACCGTCGGCGCAAGTTTCCACCTCGCCCACCAGCTTGCGTAGTTCCGTCTCTGCAAAAAGGAAACTTCCGTTAAATAAAGTTCAGTCTTCTTTGAGCTTCGTATGGCCTCAGTTACAGGAAACTGTTTCATCATAAAAAACGGcgtttcttagatttttttttattgtgtttttatatactaaTCAAGCTTTTTGTGATACGGAGGGAACGTAAAGATTTATATCTTGAATAGGTTACATGACTTACAGATACTNNNNNNNNNNNNNNNNNNNNNNNNATAGAGGCGAGCAACGATAAAAAAATGACACTCaaatgctgtttttttattattttaccgttATCTGATGCTATTGCCACACAACAGTCATGACTCTTACTGACAACCAAgcctataataacaatataaagtatCATAAAGTATCATAAGCGACGTGTTTAATAATGATTCAAGAGACGAAGATGGTTATTCATAACATAACCACACAAACAGCTGTTCCAGCCGTCAGCAGACAAAGCCACGCTACTTTTCTACATGATGGACAAGACCATTAATCTGTAACAAAGAACACTGTAAATGTGTAACAAGGTCTTTCAACGCCTTAAGCCGCAAATAATGGGGAATCTAAGCGGAACGTACTGGAGTCTATGGTCTAACAGAgaagttatcactattattagcatcTCGAACGAGCGTTAGAGTTTATTGTATGAGCGATATTTTTTGGTGGCTGCGTTGCAAGAGCATATCTATTTTAACGCGCAGTGATCTGATTTCtcaaaccctctccccctctttcatctcttttctctcttccacttaNNNNNNNNNNNNNNNNNNNNNNNNNNNNNNNNNNNNNNNNNNNNNNNNNNNNNNNNNNNNNNNNNNNNNNNNNNNNNNNNNNNNNNNNNNNNNNNNNNNNNNNNNNNNNNNNNNNNNNNNNNNNNNNNNNNNNNNNNNNNNNNNNNNNNNNNNNNNNNNNNCTTCCCAACCCCCCACCTATCAAAGATCTGTTGGCTGGCGTGGCGCCGCACAGCTCGAAACTTCCCGTTCACGTGCCAGAGCTGTTGGTCGCTCCGGTGCATGTTGCATCCAGCACAGTTCATAACTTACTGTATTGCCCGCTTCTCGGAATTCATTTTCATGCCATGAATACGTAAGCAATGCCACCCGAGTTTATAATTATGAGCGTTTACCATTGTCTTACACTCTGGGTATAAATTCACAGCAAAATGCGGAGCGAGATCAGCGCTTTGTGCGTTCGCTGACTGACACGTGATGGACGTATTGCAGATGTTGCGATCAACCACAAGCGACTAAAATGTGAAATGCCCCTGACAGCGTCCCGTCCACCCTGACACGGCAGAGGGGTTACtttgacccgcacccacacaaGTATCCACACGACAGCCTGGTCCTTCTATGCTTCACGGCTGGGATATGATGACAGATAGCTGGCATATTCGCCCGCCTGTCGCTGTCACTTTGTGGAACAATTACCTGCGTGGGTGCCGGCTCTCGCTCGACAGCAGCAAGCACGACACTCGATTAGGGAGGAGCTGGAGGCCTATATAAGGGTGCTTTTAGTTAGTTCTTGGTAGACAGGTCGAACACATCGAACTGCCATCTACCTAAACTTCATCATCGAAGTTTCTACGCAGCATAGATGCAGAAAACATGATCTCAGAGGTTGAATTAAGAAAATAACAGTATTCTTAGAGATATTTGACTTAGAAATTTTGTGCTCTTAGAGGAGGACCTACTCCTAGAGAAATTTGGCAGTGAAGTAACAGTATTATGAGTGACAGGTTACTCAAGAGAAATATCTACTTTTAGAAATACGATAGAAAAAGAACGCTGTTTATAGAAATATTTAACGGAGACATAACTATATTCTCAAAGACACCTCGAGAATAATTACATTCTCAGGGGCAccaagataaattaatatattctcTGGGCTATCCAAAGATTTGACTATATTCGCAGCTTGAGAAATAACTAATTCTGCTCAGACACTTAAAACAAATTCTCAGGACACCTAGAGAAGAAAACTACACTCTCAGAGACACTTAGAGAATAACTATATTCTTAAGTACAtctagagaaataaatatattcttaagTACAtctagagaaataaatatattctcaAGGGTACCTAGAAATATGACTATATTCACCGGAACACTTTGAGGAATAATCATATTCTCAGGGATCTTNNNNNNNNNNNNNNNNNNNNNNNNNNNNNNNNNNNNNNNNNNNNNNNNNNNNNNNNNNNNNNNNNNNNNNNNNNNNNNNNNNNNNNNNNNNNNNNNNNNNNNNNNNNNNNNNNNNNNNNNNNNNNNNNNNNNNNNNNNNNNNNNNNNNNNNNNNNNATTATCATATTCTAAGGGACATTTAGAAAATTAACAATATTCTCAGGAACATCtagaaaaaaacctaaaaaaatcagGGATAcccatacaaacaacaacacattcTCAGATACACAGAAAATAACTATATTGTCAGGGATATCTAGAAAATACCAATGTTCTCAGAGACACATAGAGAAACAACAGAACACTCTCAAAGACATCtagaaaaacaaaatctttgGAGACATCTACGGAAATAACCATATTTTCAGAGACTcttagaaaaacaataatatcctCAGAAGCACCTAGCGAAATAACAGAGCATTCTCAGAGACACCTACAAAAGAATACAATATTCTCAGGCCACCTAGAGAAATAACAGAACATTCACAGGGACATCTACAGAAACGACAAAGttctcaaagaaagaaaaataacagaacaTTCACAGGGACATCTACAGAAACGACAAAGttctcaaagaaagaaaaaaaacagaacattcaCCGAGCTTTCTCAGACCGACACGTACCTGAAGGGCGCTGACCGAGGGAGCGCATGACGACCCCGAGCTCCGCCGTCGTGATCATGCCGTCCTCGTCCTTATCGAAGAGCATGAAGGCTTCCTTGAACTCAGCCACGAGGTCGTCTGTCAGTCCGTACTCCACCTGCAGGAACCGNNNNNNNNNNNNNNNNNNNNNNNNGCGTGGTGAGAGAGGCGTTGGATGTCCTGCTACTGGAGCGTCTCCGGTttcatgtgtttttattattggtgGGACTAAGGGTAAGAATgcgtgtttgggtggtggtggtgggttctNNNNNNNNNNNNNNNNNNNNNNNNNNNNNNNNNNNNNNNNNNNNNNNNNNNNNNNNNNNNNNNNNNNNNNNNNNNNNNNNNNNNNNNNNNNNNNNNNNNNNNNNNNNNNNNNNNNNNNNNNNNNNNNNNNNNNNNNNNNNNNNNNNNNNNNNNNNNNNNNNNNNNNNNNNNNNNNNNNNNNNNNNNNNNNNNNNNNNNNNNNNNNNNNNNNNNNNNNNNNNNNNNNNNNNNNNNNNNNNNNNNNNNNNNNNNNNNNNNNNNNNNNNNNNNNNNNNNNNNNNNNNNNNNNNNNNNNNNNNNNNNNNNNNNNNNNNNNNNNNNNNNNNNNNNNNNNNNNNNNNNNNNNNNNNNNNNNNNNNNNNNNNNNNNNNNNNNNNNNNNNNNNNNNNNNNNNNNNNNNNNNNNNNNNNNNNNNNNNNNNNNNNNNNNNNNNNNNNNNNNNNNNNNNNNNNNNNNNNNNNNNNNNNNNNNNNNNNNNNNNNNNNNNNNNNNNNNNNNNNNNNNNNNNNNNNNNNNNNNNNNNNNNNNNNNNNNNNNNNNNNNNNNNNNNNNNNNNNNNNNNNNNNNNNNNNNNNNNNNNNNNNNNNNNNNNNNNNNNNNNNNNNNNNNNNNNNNNNNNNNNNNNNNNNNNNNNNNNNNNNNNNNNNNNNNNNNNNNNNNNNNNNNNNNNNNNNNNNNNNNNNNNNNNNNNNNNNNNNNNNNNNNNNNNNNNNNNNNNNNNNNNNNNNNNNNNNNNNNNNNNNNNNNNNNNNNNNNNNNNNNNNNNNNNNNNNNNNNNNNNNNNNNNNNNNNNNNNNNNNNNNNNNNNNNNNNNNNNNNNNNNNNNNNNNNNNNNNNNNNNNNNNNNNNNNNNNNNNNNNNNNNNNNNNNNNNNNNNNNNNNNNNNNNNNNNNNNNNNNNNNNNNNNNNNNNNNNNNNNNNNNNNNNNNNNNNNNNNNNNNNNNNNNNNNNNNNNNNNNNNNNNNNNNNNNNNNNNNNNNNNNNNNNNNNNNNNNNNNNNNNNNNNNNNNNNNNNNNNNNNNNNNNNNNNNNNNNNNNNNNNNNNNNNNNNNNNNNNNNNNNNNNNNNNNNNNNNNNNNNNNNNNNNNNNNNNNNNNNNNNNNNNNNNNNNNNNNNNNNNNNNNNNNNNNNNNNNNNNNNNNNNNNNNNNNNNNNNNNNNNNNNNNNNNNNNNNNNNNNNNNNNNNNNNNNNNNNNNNNNNNNNNNNNNNNNNNNNNNNNNNNNNNNNNNNNNNNNNNNNNNNNNNNNNNNNNNNNNNNNNNNNNNNNNNNNNNNNNNNNNNNNNCAACCAATTCNNNNNNNNNNNNNNNNNNNNNNNNNNNNNNNNCCCCCCCCCCCNNNNNNNNNNNNNNNNNNNNNNNNNNNNNNNNNNNNNNNNNGTAGAAGAACTCACCAGGTCGATGGTCACAATGAGGTCGTACTGCTGATGCTTGTGGCCTTTCTTGCCTTTCTTGCCGCCCGCTCCTTTCGTCTGCTGGACCTGCTTGGAAGGTGCCTGCTTGACCTGCGTCTTCTGGGCGGACGGCTTGGTCacctgcttgttgttgttgtttttggaggGCGTGCCGATCTTCTGAGCAGTGCCGCCCTTGCCTGCTTGGCTCTTGGGAACGGCGTCGACGGACCCACTCTTACTCCGGGCctacggggggagagggagaagggggagggggttagacaGTGGATAATGCGTGGATGAATAGGTCGATAGTATTAcgtcattgtttttatatttttaattataggaAAATGCATCAGTGGTATTGCGTTATCATAATATTACAAGGTATATTTTGgaaatgcgagaaaaaaaaaaatccgtcatTTGTAATATTCCTGAAGTACATAAACACACGACTAATATTACATAATTTCAAACACTCCCAAGGTTCACAAATCCacgaatacataaataatataacccCATCTCCAATTATCTCTTAAAATACACAAAATCGCAAATATATCAACACACGAATATTTAAAAATACGTTGATGATATTACGTAATCTTCAATACTcttaaaagtaaagaaagagaagaaaatgattaCCACATATCAGGAAAGCGTTATGGTCGTTTCCATGGTGATAAAGTCGACGTAATTTCATACAGACACAGTGAAGAGTTAAGACGAAGGGGAAAATGCATATGTAATGGTCGCTTAGTTGGACCGTTATTCGTCTAGAACAGATTCAGTAAAATGCGGAAGGACGAGGCAGAATATGTATGTGGGAGATTATGCACGTGGGAAGGTATATAAGTTGTGGGAGATTTTGTGTGTGGGAGGATGTGTAAATACGTCGAGGAATACTTACGTGGGAGGCTATGCATGTCGGTTTGCGGGAGAATTTACATGTGGGAGATTATGTAAGCGGGGAGATATGTAAGTTTGTGGGAGAATATTTATGTGGAAGATAATGTATCTTGGAAAATATGTAACACTGTGGGAGAATTTGGACGTGGGAggcatgtaaatatgtaaatccgTGATAGAATGTTTGCATGAGGGGAAAATAAGTACGTAAGTATGAGGGataatatctataaacatacaggagattatgtatgcatgtaggaaAATATGTATACAAGCATAAGAACTTAAGGGTGTAGAATATTCGAAGAAACGGTAAGTCGTTTGATGAATAACGAAGGAATAGTAGATGGAATTAGAAGAATAACGAGAGTAAATGAGATCGAAGTGACCCA
This window of the Penaeus monodon isolate SGIC_2016 chromosome 31, NSTDA_Pmon_1, whole genome shotgun sequence genome carries:
- the LOC119593154 gene encoding calmodulin-A-like; amino-acid sequence: MAGVLGNFMRHSRARSEIQRRREALKAEREARSKSGSVDAVPKSQAGKGGTAQKIGTPSKNNNNKQVTKPSAQKTQVKQAPSKQVQQTKGAGGKKGKKGHKHQQYDLIVTIDLVEYGLTDDLVAEFKEAFMLFDKDEDGMITTAELGVVMRSLGQRPSETELRKLVGEVETCADGTIEFNEFLQMMSKKLKDIGNGDELKEAFKVFDKKNSGYLSSTELRHVMTSMGEKMSEQEVEDMIKEAAPNGDGRVNYEEFANIIARKH